Genomic DNA from Peribacillus simplex NBRC 15720 = DSM 1321:
AATTTCATTAAAGTTCAATTGAAATAATAGGAGAGAAAACCCTATGCTATCCAGTATGAAAAAGTTCTTCAATGAAAGCTCAAAAGACTTAAAGAGAATTTATAAGTTGGTAGAAGATGTGAATCGGCTAGAGGGTAAATATGAAAGATATTCAGATCAAGAATTATGCGGGATGAAGGATAGATTTAAAAGCTTATTGGATGCAGGCGATGATATATTGGATATACAAGCCGAAGCTTTTGCGGTCGTGCGCGAGGCTTCTAAACGAGTGTTGAATCTTAGGCACCATGATGTTCAGCTTGCAGGCGGTTTTGTCCTGAGTGAAGGGGGCATTGCACAAATGAATACGGGCGAGGGGAAGACGCTTGTCTCTACTTTGCCTAGCTATTTACATGCACTGTACGGGAATGGTGTCCATATTATAACGGCCAATGAATATTTGGCCAGACGTGATAAAGAGTTAATGGGACAAGTTCATGAATTTCTAGGATTGACGGTTGGTTTGAACATTTCCCCAATGGGGCCTTCCGCAAAACGTGAAGCTTATGCTGCAGATATCACGTATGGGACGGCAACAGAGTTCGGTTTTGATTATTTGCGTGATAATATGGCTTACCGAAGAGAAGAAAAGGTTCAAAGAGGACACCAATTTGCCATTGTCGATGAGATTGACAGCATCTTGATTGATGAAGCGAGGACACCATTAATCATTGCTGGCAGGGCAAGCGACGGTACCGAGCTTCACCAGATCACGGCACAAATCATGAAGTCATTTATAGAAAATGATGATTACGAGATTTTCGTCGAGTCAAAGTCTGCCTTTTTCACGGATCAAGGGGCGTCCAAGATTGAAGGGGCCTTTGGTATCGACAATCTGTATGGAATGGAACATCAAGTGTTATTACATAATGTTACACAGGCGTTAAAAGCCCATGCAATCATGAAATTGGATGTGGACTACATTCTCATCGATGGAAAGATTGCAATCATCGATAAATTCACAGGCAGGGTGATGGAAGGGCGAAGCTTCAGTGATGGGCTTCATCAAGCGATTGAGGAAAAAGAGGGCTTGGAGATTTCGGAAGAGAATGAAACACAGGCTATGATTACCATCCAAAATTATTTTCGATTATATCATTCAATGTCTGGGATGACAGGCAGTGCCATGCCATCAAAGGCTGAATTCCAGGAAATATATCAGCTCCCTGTCATTGAAATTCCAACTAATAAGCCTATTATTCGAGTTGATGAGGTTGATTTAATTTATAAAGATGAAACCAGCAAAATCAGCAAAATCGTCACGGAAGTAAAACGGATTCATGATGGAGGTAGACCTATTCTGATCGGAACGACCTCCATTGAACAATCTGAAAAAATTTCGGTTCAACTAGAGAAGGGGAAAATTAAACATCAAATCCTTAATGCAAAGACGGAAGAGGATGAAGCGGAAATCATCGCGAATGCCGGGCAAAAAAGTCAAGTGATGCTGGCTACGAACATGGCTGGGAGAGGAACGGATATAATACTTGGTAATGATGTCAAGGAATTGGGCGGCCTTCATATTATCGGTACGGAGCGACACGAGAGCCATCGAATCGATATGCAGCTAAGAGGACGTTCCGGCCGGCAGGGCGATCCTGGTTCAACACAATTCATCATTTCTTTGGAAGATGATTTGTTTGATTACTATGATGAAGAAGAAATCGAACGTTATATCAAGAAAATCAAAACGGATGAAAATGGATTGGTGCTGGGCCCTGCTCCTGATAAATTCGTTAAAAGGGTTCAGGAAACGGTTGAGCAGATGCATCAATCAAGCCGTTACCATTTATTAAAGTTAGAACATGCATTAAATGAGCAGAGTAAAATCATCTATGCAATGAGAGATAGGATTCTTGATATGGAGCCTGGACGGATGTCGACCATTTTACTTGAATATATCGAAAAATACATTACTCGGCTCACAGCGAAATATTTCCCTGAACATATAGTGGAACCTGATCCCTCTGCCTTTATTGAAGAGCTTTCCCTTGTTTTCATGACGTTGGGTTGGCAGGCAAGTGATTTGCAGGATTTAGAAGGTCATATAGTTGAAGGAAATGCGTTGGACGCTTTAGGTGAATTGGAATCGAGACTGGTGATCTTTCAAGACGATGTGGAATGGGGAAACCAGTTGCGCGCTTTCATGCTGCAGCACATTGATACAAGTTGGATGAACCATTTAGATGAAATGAACAGTGTGAAGGAAGGCATTGGTTTAAGCGGATATGGTCAGCAGGACCCATATACGGTGTTTGAAAGGATCGCTCTCAATCAATTCAACCTTCTATTAAGTAAAATTGAGTCAGAGATAAGCATCCGTTTTATGGAATATATGAAAAGCAATCAGGAAGATGCAGCTGCTTTGGAGGGTGAGGAACGATGAGTTTATATGGAAAAAGGGATAATGCAGCTTCAGATGTACATGAGTTACTAGATCAGGATGACACCGTTCATACTGCCCTGATGTTTCACAAGGAGTGGGAAACTTCCAAGCAAGAGGAATATGTATATAAATTCCATCATCAAAGGCTGCCTGCATTAAAACCGAACCAAATTTCCATATCCGGCATCAAGCTGACTAGGGTGGAAGACGATGTAATCATAGTGGCTTTTCTACGAAATTCATTAGAGAAAGCTGTCATGTTTGATATCGTGGATTTACTGTTAGTGGATGGAGATGGAAAATTTCTCGCGAAAAAGGCATTCGATCTTAAAGAGCTTGGTGAGATTCCGGCACTTTCAAGCATGCCATGGCGTTTCTTATTCGAGGAAGGTGATATATTGGCGGAATCGATTCCTGACCAAGGTTGGAAGATTGCTTTTGAATGGAAGAGAAAGTAGAAAAACAACCGCATGATCTGTCGGCATCTGGTAGTTTCTATGCCAGAGTGCCAAAGCAAAGCCTTCATCCTTTTAGTGATGAAGGCTATTTGATAATTATGGAAGTCATTAGTGCCAAATATTTATACTGTTTTCTGTGTGCAATTTCTCATAAATGGCAACGCTAAGTAATATTTATAAGTAATCTTCCGCAATCAGGCTTAACCAAGGCTTGGAAATAATGAAGAGGAAAGTGGCAGGAGCATGAAGAATAACCTGAATCAACGATTGAAGGAGAGGCTATTTGAGATATTGTCATTTTCAATCGTGGCCATACTTTTCATTTATACGAATGATAGGATGGGTAATGATCTTTCTATTGGGATAATTACGATAATCATCGGTGTTGCCGGTTTTATTGTTTATCTGAAGGAAATAATACCGAATCGGATCGTAAAGGGCATCATTTTTTCAGTTTTCCTTCTTTCGATCATGGTCTTTTTCCTTGGGGACATCTGGTTTTATCGCTATTATTCGACACCTATAACCTCCTATATGTGGATGCAAAAAAGCAATCTGAATGGGCTTGGTGAAAGTATATTCAGTATGATGGAAATGAAGGATGCAATCTTTCTGCTGATAGGAATTCCAATTGCTGAGTCATTTGTGAAGAAAAAATACCCCCTCAAGCATATGGCACTTGTGCCTGCCGTAATATTCCTGTTGATAGCAGGATTAAAGCCGGTCAAGAATATCTTTATCGACAAAGTAGATATAACTCGGCGTTATGAGGCGAATACCTTCTTGCGAAACTGGGGCCCAATCGGTCATCACGCATTGGATACGTATGCCTATTTTTCTGACTCGGGAAGGCATGGAATGTCTTCGGAAGAAAAGAAGGACGTTTCTGATTACTTCAATAAAAAGAAAAGAAAGGAAAATGCCCATTCAGGCTCGTTGGAGGGGAAGAATCTCATTATCATCCAGGTAGAATCTTTACAGGCGTTTCCGCTATTTCAAAGCAGTGCCGGGCAGGAGGTCACGCCATTCATGAATGAACTGGCGAAAGGGGGGTTGTACTTCCCCCGTGTATATCCACAGACGGTATTTGGAAATTCATCTGACGGAGAGCTTATTGTGAATACTGGACTATTTCCTTTAAAGCAGGGCGCGACCTTTTTTCGATTCCCTTATAATGATTTTCCGGGTCTTGCTAAGGAATTAAAGAAGTCGGATTATCAAAGCTTTGCTTTCCACGGAGATGAAGAAGACTTTTGGAATAGGCAGCATGCATATCCCTCGCTAGGGTTTGATGATTATCTTTCCATAGAGGATATGCAGCAGGATGAGATGATTTCGATGGGCTTGGGAGACCGCAGTTTCTTCAATCAAAGCTATGATTTCTTAAAAGATAAACCAAATCCCTATTACGCTTTTTTCGTTACTTTGACCAGCCATGTACCTTTTTCATTACCGACGGAACAGATAACATTGAAGCCTGAAGTTGGAAAAGAGAACAGTTACCTGACTAAATATTTTGAAGCAATTCATTATACAGATTCAGCCATCGGGGATTTTGTAAAGAAGTTGAAGGATGACGGGAAATTGAAAGACAGCGTGATTGTCATTTACGGAGATCATGATGGGCTATTTTTAAAAGATAAACACGAGGTTGAAGCGTATTACGGCAGTAAAATTAGCGATGAAGAGTGGATTGAAAAATATATGCCCATTCCCGTGATCATTTATCAGGAGGATATGGAAGGAAGAACGATTGATAAGGTAGCAGGCCAAATCGATATTCTACCAACTCTATATGATTTGTTCAATATTAAGAGTTCTTCATACTTTGGAGAGAGCATGCTAAATGGCGAAGAAGGCGATGCTTTGATATTAAAAGGGGATTATGGTTCTCAAATGAAAATAAATGGGGAAGGCAAGGTCGATGGATTTTCACCAGTAGACCAAAAGGAGATTGATCTGAGTGATCAAGTGATACGTTCCGATTACTTTAAACAAATGAAGGATTGAGAAAAAGGTAAAAAAAAGAGGATGACTGATAAAAGCCATCCTCCATCCATTATAATCCCAGATGTGCTTTCACACGATTTTGGGCTTCAAGCTTTGTATTTTCTGGAACGATGTTGTACCAAACGCCATTTACCCGTTGATTGTCACCTTCAAGTGTATATTGTTCAATATTTTTGAGGGATGATTTGTAGTTATTTTGGATACTCAACATTTCATTGAAACTTAAATTGGTTTCCACGTTTTTACCTAGAGCTTCGAATATATCGTCATAATTGGTAAGTGTTGATAGGCTTGACCCTTTTTTCATGACAGCTTGGATAACCTGGCGTTGCCGCATTTGCCGTCCATAATCCCCGCGGGGATCTTCTTTACGAATTCGGGAATAAATCAATGCCTCTTTACCATCTAAGTCGATCGTGCCTTTGTTAAAGGTATATCCTTTATAGGCAAGGTCCATATCATTATCGACTGTGACACCGCCAACTGCGTTCACAATATCCTGAAAGCCTTCCATATTCATTTTGACGTAATAATCAATTGGAATATCCAAATAGGCTTCCACTGTATTTATCGACATGGCAACTCCGCCATATGCATAGGCATGGTTCATTTTATCATTTATACCTTTACCGATGATCTCTGTACGCGTATCTCTCGGTAAACTCAATAACTCAATCGATTCTTTTTTAGGATTAACCGTCATGACAATCATCGTATCTGATCGACCTGAGTCATTTTCTCTTTCATCCACACCAAGAATTAGTAATGAAAATGGATCTTTGCTTTTAAACTTGATGTCCTCTACTCGCTTATCCGTTTTATGGGCTGTACCCTGCATAGTGTTAACCGCACCGGCTAATGATTTATAAACTGAAGCGCCATAAACACCTGCGCCAATGAAAAGGATAAGAAGGGTGAAGCTGATTATTTTAAACGCTTTGCGTTTCTTTTTCTTTTTTTTATGTTCGGATCTCATTTAATATTCCTCCCTTAACCATCCCACAAAATGGAAGGTGTGAAAAAGTACCTAGTCGGTATTTTTAACTATACCTTTTTTTTGTCAAAAATAGAATAGTTTCTTTTTGTAGTTAGAGTGCATATTTTCCTTTTTTTATCCAAAAAAACGAAGGATTCTCAAAAACCGAATCCTTTCGTTGGTATATCATTAGAATTTTTCCTTAATTGTATAACTATAGATAAAAGACTGTGATTCTTTTACATAAAATTGCCAGACTTTAAGAGAAAGTCTGGCAAGTAAATCTTATAAACTTCTATAACCGATGATTTTACTTTTGAAATAAGAGTTTGAAGTAGTACTGATTGTTACTCCCTTACTTGATGAGGCATGAATAAATTCCCCGCCGCCCAAGTAGATTCCCATATGGCTTACCACTGCTTTATTGGAACCTGTCGCAAAGAAGATAAGATCGCCGCTTTTTGGTGAAGTAACTTTTTTACCCATATCATAATATGTGGAAGATGAAAGCCTCGGCACTTCATACCCAGCCTTCTTGAACGTATAGTAAATAAATCCGCTGCAATCGAAACCTGATGGGGAGGCACCCGCCCACGAATAAGGTGTACCAATTAATTTCTTTGCTTCGGAAACGAGCTTGGCCACTTTGTTCCCCGAACTTGGGGCTTCCACTTTTCCATCATCGTTTTTATCTGCAGGGGCAGTGCTTGCCGATTTACTTAATTTTAGTTTTTGACCCACTCTGATTAAATCGGACGTTAACGAGTTGGTTGATTTAAGCTGGGCTACAGTCAAGTTGGTTTTTCTAGATATCTTGGAAAGAGAGTCACCTTTTACCACAATGTATGTAGACGAATTGGCTGGGGTCTGTGTAACATTTGATGGTTTGGAGCTGCCGGGTAAATCAATGGTAGTGGTGGTGGTTGATTTGGATACGATAAGTTTGGCGCCTGCATAAATTCTATCGGATTTTAAGTTATTCATTTTCATCAATTCAGCAAGTGTAAGGTTATGCTTGTTTGCTATCCTGGTTAAGGTATCACCTGAAACAATGGTATATGTGGTTTTCTTTGTTTTTTTCACGGAAACTGAAGAAGCATTTGATGTTGTTTTGGAGTTGGGTGTAGTTAATTTTTGATTGATTCTCAAAAAGTCTGATTTTAAGTTATTAAGCTGTTTTAAGTCTTTTACCGTCGTATTATGCTTCTGGGCGATTTTACTTAAGTTATCACCGCTTTTGACTGTATATGTACCGGCAAGGGCAGGAGAAACAAAAGTCGAAGATAAAATGGCTAATGTCGAAAATGCGACAACACTTTTTTTCACGGTTTTCCACCTCTAATATGTCTTTTTCCCTATTCTAACAAAATAAATGGATTAAAACATATTACATTTTTGTTACAAGGGGAAAATAGTAGTATTTTACTGGTTTATATTGGTTGGGTTTGAGTATTATAATCTACAATATTTTCTATATTGTGAGCCTTTTTTCACATTGTGGAGTTTAGTGTTTTCATTTGTCATTCTCTGTAAAAATGTCCCTGTTTTTGGGATGTGCATTTTCATTGAGGGGTTATTGAAAAAAATGAAAACCCACTTCGTTTTACGAAGTGGGTGGTTTTATTTAAAAAGGAAATCAACTAAATTCCTGCTTGAATTTCCCTTAGAGTATTCATTCCATTTTTGGTTAAAGGAAGCGATCTTCATTAATGAATGATCGGCGGTACGGATTTCCTTTAAGAGCTCTTCTGTGGTAGATACCACGGGTCCGGGCATGGAAGAAGAGTAATCCTCCCAGAATCCCCGTTCCTGCACATACTTATCTAAGTCATATGCAAAGAATATCATGGGTCTTCCCAAAAAAGAGAATTCAAATGGAATCGAAGAATAATCGGTTATTAAAAGATTTGTACTGATCAGCAGCTGATTAACGTGAAATTCACTATTGACAGGGTAAATGAACCCCGGGAATTTATCTTGTAAATCATGCTCTGCTTTTACAGCGGGATGCAGTTTTAGTAATAACGCATAATTTTCGCCCTGAAGTTCCTTGTAGAGCAATTCCAAATCAAGTGCAATCTCTCCGTTGTTCAAGCCGTCATCACGAAATGTAGGGGCATATAAAATGATTTTCTTATGCTCAAGTTCTGGAAACTTGGCCAGCAAAGCATTACGGGCAGTTCTTTTTGATTCATCATTAAAAAAGAAATCGGTCCGAGGTATCCCGGTCCTTAGGATATGGGAAGCCGGTAGTTGAAAACTTTCTTGATAAATCTCGGCCATTCTCTCTGAACCTGCCGTAACATAATCGAATTTATTATATACATCTAAAAATCTTTTCCTTGCACCGGCTGAACGGTTTTGAATGGAAGGGTCTTTTGCCCCGAATTGCTTTACTGCACCGGCCGCATGCCACACTTGGACACATGTCACTTCCTTTTTGAATGCAATAGCAGAAAGAAAGCCAAAATAATTATCGATGATAATCCATTTTGATGTAGCCAGATGATAAATCGATCGGATCATGGGCATGATATTCTTTGATTCAAACGGAAGGACGATGGTTTTCCCATCGTCCTTAACTTGTATAGAACTGCTTGATTTCATTAAAAATACTTTTTGAACGGAAATGTCCTGCTTGTCCATTTCATCTGCGATATATTGGCAATTGTCCCCGAATGATGTGACAAAGGTCGTTTTGTCATATAAAGGGAAAAGTTTAAAGATAGAGAATAAAACTTTGAAACAAAAAAGATAAATCCCTATCGCGAATTCTTTAGCCATTAGTAACTTGTAAAAGGTCATCTTTAATTTGGGAAGTCGAAATGCCGATTGTTCTTGGAAGGTAGACCACTTCACAAACTTCGGATAATTCATCGAATTGGCCTTTCCAGTCATCACCCATTACAAAGATATCTACACCCTCACGAACGATGTCTTCCTTCTTTTGTTCCCATTTGTCTTCAGGTATAACTTCATCCACATAGCGAATTGATTCAAGGATCATTTTTCTGTTTTCAAAGCTATGATAAGCTTTTTTGTCTTTTAAAGCATTGAATTCATCCGTGGAAATAGCAACGATCAGATAATCCCCTAAATCTTTAGCGCGTTTTAATAGATTGATATGACCCCAATGAAGTAAATCAAAGGTTCCGTAAGTGATTACTTTCTTCATTTTTATTCCTCCTTTAAAACTCTTAAACTGTAATTAAATAAAATTAATATATATTTGGTCTATTAGAATATGAAATGGAACAATCAAACAGGCAACTAGCATTTCAATTCTGCTTGTTGTTTTCTTATATTTTTAGGCAATGACTTTCTCTTAACTAATTATAACTTAATAGCTTTACAAATAAACCACAATTTTTTTACAAATAAACCACATTTTTTTACATTGATGATTATTGTAAATATTAATTTTTAAGTTAAAATTAAATGTTGACTAATTTGTATTACTCTGTAGGGCATAATAAAATGTCTATAGTTAATGTAAGGGTTTATACAATAATTAAGCTGATGAACGATATTATAAGAAATATTTCATTCTTGCTGCAATCAGAATAAGCCATTCACAATTTTACCACGTTTAGGAGAGAACAACTAGAGGAGCTTCATAAATCCCTGTTTTCTAATAGTGAAGGTGAAGTGGCAGGATCGCATGAAGACAGAGGATGGGTCATGTATAGGCCATCAATCTAACGCTTAACATTTAATAGCCCAATTAATGAAGTGCAAGTAAAAACAGTTTGATGATCTGGAGCCTATAATACCTGTTTTGAAAGCGTTCACTTTGATGTCAAGAAGACTTCTTTGCAATTAAAAGACATGTTTTTGCTATTCCCTTTCCATTCTGGCAACATGGAAGGACGTGCAAATGATTTTTACGGCAGTACTTCCTCGGAGGTCCTATATTTACAGAATGTTTTTTAGTTTTAGCATGGTTCGTTTCCGACATTAAACTAACCAATATTGTCTCTTTTGTTCATTCGAGGAATTATAGGTAATATATGGACAGTTCACCTGTCTGTTTAATGATATTGAGGAAAAACTGAAAAAAGTTTATGATTTTAAAGTACAATGAATGATTCATTTTTATTTAAATAAATAATTTGTTATAGGTGGTCTAAAATGATTAAAAAGCTTCTTGGAAAAGGGAAAGCAAAAAAAACTCCTAAAATTAAGCTGAAACAAGTTCTGACCATTGCGCAAGAGGAAAATATGCTATTGATAAAAGGGGAATTTTCAATAGAACATTATTGCGCAAAAGAACTATGGCTATATTCTAGGGAAAACGAAGATCAAAAAATAAAAATAGCTGAATCAGTGAGCTCATCTAAATTTGAGTTTAATGTAGATATGAAAGATTTAATACGGAAATTAGAAGATGATGAACCGACTGTTTATGACTGTTATATAAAGGTTGCCGTTCCGGTTGAAAAGCTGAGCAAAAAAACAATACTTAGTATCGAACATAAAGCTGAATATGTAGAAGTGAACGAACGGGTTAATATCGAATACCCACTTCGTCTAGGGCGTTTTCAGGAAACGCACATGAACAATTTGAGTATTTACAACTATGAAGATAAACAAAGTATATTCTCTATAACGAATAAAGGGAATTTATCTCTTTACTTCAATAAGTACCCTAAAGTTCAGATTAAGTCTCAAATTGAAAAAATCAAAAACAATTCGAAAACCATGCAAATTAATGGTCAAATTTTCACCAAGCATTCAACGATCATAAAAGGTGAGGGCCTAGTAAAAGGAAGACAAAGTGACAAAGAATATCAGGCGAATATATCTTTTATTCATAATAAGGAAATGAATATTAAGAAATATGGACTGAATCGTTATATATATGATTTGAAATTGGATTTAGAACAATTAGTCAGTGCGGATTTGGAAGATGATATTTATGACATTTACATGAAATTACATTTACATGATCAGGAAGAGCCGAAAATGGTACGCGTCGGAAGACCAACCACCAGAACTAAATTATTTACTAAAAAGACCGATGTCAGCTCGAATAATGGAGTTGCTATCGTCAATCCATATTATACGTTTAAAGCATCCAATTTATCTTTGGAAGTGTTTAACTTCTCCACAGAAAGTTATCGATATTTAAAAAGGATGATGGGGTGGAGGCGATTTCTGGCTTTATTTAAAAAGAAAAAGGATGTCTGGCTAATTGGTGAAAGAACTTATAAAGCCCAAGATACTGGATATCACTTTTTTAAATATATGAGGGAAAACCACCCTGAAAAAGAAGTGTATTATGTAATAGAAGAAGGTTCCGTGGAAGCCAAAAACGTCGAGCCCTTTGGAAATATACTTTATTTCAAGTCAAAGGATCATATTAAAAAGACAATGGAATCGACACGTATTATATCATCACATCATCCGGATTATTTATATCCTTTAAGAACATCTGAATTTAAAAATCGTGTTAAGGGAGTTAAGGTATTTCTTCAACATGGTGTTATGGGCACTAAGAATATGGTGGCAAACTACGGGAAAAATGCAGTCTCCGGTTTTAGTACGGATGTTTTTCTAGTAAGTTCAGACTTCGAAAAGGATATGATTGTAACTGATTTTGGATACAACGAAAAGGAAGTATTCACAACAGGACTTTCTAGGTTCGACTCACTGTTTAAGGATGATGTTTTAACAAAGCGGCAATTATTGATCATCCCAACATGGAGAGATTGGATTACATCCGATGAAATATTTTTGGAAAGCGAGTATTTTGAAAGGTATCAGAAATTAGTGAATCACCCGGTTTTACATGAGTTATCTAAAAACACTGGGTTTGAAATCATTTTTTGCCTTCACCCTAATATGCAGAAATTCACATCTTACTTTAAGGATGCTCCAGTTCGGGTGATTAGTCAGGGTGAAGTGGATGTCCAAAGATTAATTAAGGAAAGTGCGATTATGATTACGGACTATTCAAGTGTAGCTTTTGACTTTAGTTTCCTGCATAAACCGGTTATTTACTATCAATTTGATAGAGATCGTTTCATAGGGAAAAGACCGTCACATTTGGATTTGGATAACGATCTTCCGGGTGAAATCGTTGATGAATTGGATGAATTGTTAGGTGTATTAGCCGAATATGCCAACACTGATTTTGTCATGAAGAAAAAGTATATGGATAAGGCCAACCGTTTTATTAAATATCGCGATGTCCATTCTAATTCAAGGATATTCGAAGTGATTCAAAATGCAGAAAAAGATCAAAATTCACTAATTAAATTATATAACCATCCGATATCAAAACTCATTTTGAATCGATTTAGGAAAAGTGATAAGTATTTCCCTGTCATGAAAAAAGTTTATAAAATTATGTCTAAGCTTATCCCGGTTGACCGGAACCTTATTCTTTTTGAAAGTGGGATAGGGAAGCAAGTCGCCGATAGCCCCAAGTATATTTATGAAGAACTGGTCAAAAGGGATAATAAATATAAAAAAGTTTGGGTGTATAATGGTAATTTACCGATAAAAGGAAAGAATACGAAGCTGGTAAAACGCTTAAGTCCGGAATACTATTATTATTTAGCCAAAGCAGGTTATTGGATAAACAATCAAAACTTCCCTACCTATTTAAGCAAAAGGAAGGAAACGACATATATTCAGACTTGGCATGGTACCCCTTTGAAAAAAATGCTGTTTGATATAGACAATATTCAAGGAAGAGACGAGGGGTACTTAAATCGAGTGCATGGTGCAACGAGAACTTGGGATTATTTAATATCACCAAGTCCATACGCATCCGAGGCCTTCAGAAGTGCTTTCAAATATGAAGGGGAAATATTAGAGACGGGATATCCAAGAAATGATTTGTTTTACAGGGAAGATGCTTCAATAATTGCCAAGTCAGTGATGGAAAAACTGAAGATACCAAAAGGAAAAAAAGTCATCTTATATGCTCCTACATTCAGGGATAATCAAACTTCGAAAAACAATAAATTTATTTTCGAGCTGAAATTTGATTTGGAAAGAATGAAGGAAGAACTAGGGGATGAATATATCCTGTTGTTAAGGATGCATGTTGTTATAAGTAATAATCTCAGCATCCCGAGCGAATTTGAGGATTTCGTGATAAATGTATCCAATTATTCAGATATTCAGGAACTTTACCTGATTTCTGATATATTGATTACGGATTATTCTTCAGTGATGTTCGATTTTGCTAATACTGCTCGGCCGATTTTGTACTACACTTATGATTTGGAAGATTACAGAGATAATATCCGTGGATTCTATATGGATTTTGAAAAGGAAGCACCAGGTCCATTTTTAAAAACAACTGAGGAGATTATCGATACTATTACCAATATTGATGAAATAAACATGCAATACAAAGAGAGATATGGTTTATTTAGAGAGAAGTATTGTGGAATAGAGGATGGTAAAGCTACACAGAGAATCGTGGATAAATTTTTTAATGATTGATTCCTTAAATAAAGGGTATTGTTGCCTTTAAGTAACTGGTGAACTGGCTGCCTGGTCGAAACATCTATGTTACCTCTAGTAAAGGAGAGGAATCGTATGAATTTCTTGGTACGTCAAAAAGCGAGGGAACTTTTAAAGTGCAGTAAGATTCCAATTAAAAATAATCCTGTAAGCTTAAGAAATAAATTTTTAGGAAAAGGAAAAAAAGTCACTGTAGTCACTGCTGCATACAATGCTGAAAAATTCATCAGAAAAACGATTGAATCAGTAATAAATCAAACCATGGGCATAGATCAGATTGAATATATCATCATTGATGATTGTTCGACTGATGGCACCAATAAAATCATTCAAGAGTATACAGCTAAATATAAAAATATCTGTTTAGTTACCCTTAAAGAAACTAATGGGTCACCGGGGACCCCCAGAAACATTGGAATAGAATTGGGAACATCCAAATATATAACTTTTTTAGACG
This window encodes:
- the secA gene encoding preprotein translocase subunit SecA, with product MLSSMKKFFNESSKDLKRIYKLVEDVNRLEGKYERYSDQELCGMKDRFKSLLDAGDDILDIQAEAFAVVREASKRVLNLRHHDVQLAGGFVLSEGGIAQMNTGEGKTLVSTLPSYLHALYGNGVHIITANEYLARRDKELMGQVHEFLGLTVGLNISPMGPSAKREAYAADITYGTATEFGFDYLRDNMAYRREEKVQRGHQFAIVDEIDSILIDEARTPLIIAGRASDGTELHQITAQIMKSFIENDDYEIFVESKSAFFTDQGASKIEGAFGIDNLYGMEHQVLLHNVTQALKAHAIMKLDVDYILIDGKIAIIDKFTGRVMEGRSFSDGLHQAIEEKEGLEISEENETQAMITIQNYFRLYHSMSGMTGSAMPSKAEFQEIYQLPVIEIPTNKPIIRVDEVDLIYKDETSKISKIVTEVKRIHDGGRPILIGTTSIEQSEKISVQLEKGKIKHQILNAKTEEDEAEIIANAGQKSQVMLATNMAGRGTDIILGNDVKELGGLHIIGTERHESHRIDMQLRGRSGRQGDPGSTQFIISLEDDLFDYYDEEEIERYIKKIKTDENGLVLGPAPDKFVKRVQETVEQMHQSSRYHLLKLEHALNEQSKIIYAMRDRILDMEPGRMSTILLEYIEKYITRLTAKYFPEHIVEPDPSAFIEELSLVFMTLGWQASDLQDLEGHIVEGNALDALGELESRLVIFQDDVEWGNQLRAFMLQHIDTSWMNHLDEMNSVKEGIGLSGYGQQDPYTVFERIALNQFNLLLSKIESEISIRFMEYMKSNQEDAAALEGEER
- a CDS encoding SLAP domain-containing protein, giving the protein MSLYGKRDNAASDVHELLDQDDTVHTALMFHKEWETSKQEEYVYKFHHQRLPALKPNQISISGIKLTRVEDDVIIVAFLRNSLEKAVMFDIVDLLLVDGDGKFLAKKAFDLKELGEIPALSSMPWRFLFEEGDILAESIPDQGWKIAFEWKRK
- a CDS encoding LTA synthase family protein; protein product: MKNNLNQRLKERLFEILSFSIVAILFIYTNDRMGNDLSIGIITIIIGVAGFIVYLKEIIPNRIVKGIIFSVFLLSIMVFFLGDIWFYRYYSTPITSYMWMQKSNLNGLGESIFSMMEMKDAIFLLIGIPIAESFVKKKYPLKHMALVPAVIFLLIAGLKPVKNIFIDKVDITRRYEANTFLRNWGPIGHHALDTYAYFSDSGRHGMSSEEKKDVSDYFNKKKRKENAHSGSLEGKNLIIIQVESLQAFPLFQSSAGQEVTPFMNELAKGGLYFPRVYPQTVFGNSSDGELIVNTGLFPLKQGATFFRFPYNDFPGLAKELKKSDYQSFAFHGDEEDFWNRQHAYPSLGFDDYLSIEDMQQDEMISMGLGDRSFFNQSYDFLKDKPNPYYAFFVTLTSHVPFSLPTEQITLKPEVGKENSYLTKYFEAIHYTDSAIGDFVKKLKDDGKLKDSVIVIYGDHDGLFLKDKHEVEAYYGSKISDEEWIEKYMPIPVIIYQEDMEGRTIDKVAGQIDILPTLYDLFNIKSSSYFGESMLNGEEGDALILKGDYGSQMKINGEGKVDGFSPVDQKEIDLSDQVIRSDYFKQMKD
- a CDS encoding LCP family protein; translation: MRSEHKKKKKKRKAFKIISFTLLILFIGAGVYGASVYKSLAGAVNTMQGTAHKTDKRVEDIKFKSKDPFSLLILGVDERENDSGRSDTMIVMTVNPKKESIELLSLPRDTRTEIIGKGINDKMNHAYAYGGVAMSINTVEAYLDIPIDYYVKMNMEGFQDIVNAVGGVTVDNDMDLAYKGYTFNKGTIDLDGKEALIYSRIRKEDPRGDYGRQMRQRQVIQAVMKKGSSLSTLTNYDDIFEALGKNVETNLSFNEMLSIQNNYKSSLKNIEQYTLEGDNQRVNGVWYNIVPENTKLEAQNRVKAHLGL